The following proteins are co-located in the Candidatus Paracaedibacter acanthamoebae genome:
- a CDS encoding tetratricopeptide repeat protein, producing MKEAQYFQLKIPQLPAAFYPQALLEIKGIKFTSRHIDIIACVVNGSTDKIIARLLSISLKTVESHKKDIRARIREKFPEDIISFILKSEKVELVRHHYLKLLNKFEFEQELQLLSKMKSKKDYVCIIKPEPISKKLQQSTHDFLNLLIGHLKLAGITIGTDSSEQEALVPTLYIVTESFQQEEATKSENIIFLLQDKNRRGDFLKQIGKTPCIDFSDPKNYLAAFAALMKEFYPETKLDKLLSVGNGSVKDKLFDSSPYQAISSASASSQKEPLNNFGYSFHKRRQWKIGIVIAICFSIVSFLFLECNDSKTSNKSQSHTIPFIRSDLSVPTDNVFLQRPQLITQIDGKFSNQKGIQTVVLLGIGGSGKTTLARHYVRQHKASLVWEVNAQTRGSLRSSFERLAYSLAAKQEEQKILRGLQEISDVEEKERELILFVQERLRTYPNWFLIYDNLEMRTFSEIKSYLPQDTEIWGEGQVLITTRDSTIKNTKYIPTQNIVDITILNKEEKLTLFARIYYECESWNLDENEKDKANKFLENIACFPLDVSTAAYYIKDTRLSFEEYLKRIKELREDFNISQESLMREIGEYTHTRYEIIATTLKEIIAKNPDFRDLLLFISLLDSQNIPIDLLQTCKSKLIVENLIHNLRKYSLVTDESSLPGINENLSMHRSTLEISLYYLTRSSDSENRKHLIEKFLFSLEHYIEQAIDSLNLPKMNILVAHCRAMLSHEHLLSTKIKGVLNSKLGVMLFFLGQDTRARQLMEQSFADLNKDKDKNHIRLVWLLGYLGDIYRYKGDYEKAKELLNRSLESYKKYDPQNYSKIAWVLVCLATTYWPLGDYKNAEFFLRQCEELYEKHPPKNRNILAWCLVTLGIIYREKGQYEESKIFLERSLAIYQEDPDNYLGVNWVLANLGEANRILGYPEKAKSLLEQSCRRYREYYPEDHIRIAPALIFLGDTNRSLGNYEVAKKLLEQGCVIYNKNFPKDYIWAAWASSTLACIYREKGQYKKALDLLEQSLVIYKKYYGKNHTEVARKLNELGQVYFLENHLDKAEAIFCKALTIFETKKHLDAFIVLEALAELYIKRSTQAENEKRYLQAQNLKSHAIACLSKSLKIIEPNLRRDSPHIKRIQSKVKALIESISLERDRGSKCNIPSLAS from the coding sequence ATGAAAGAGGCTCAATACTTTCAACTTAAAATTCCTCAACTCCCCGCGGCATTTTATCCTCAAGCTTTACTGGAGATAAAAGGGATAAAATTCACATCAAGACACATAGATATTATCGCCTGTGTGGTGAATGGATCTACCGATAAAATAATTGCCCGGCTTTTATCTATTAGTCTCAAGACTGTTGAATCACATAAAAAGGATATAAGAGCTAGAATAAGGGAAAAATTCCCAGAAGATATTATCTCTTTCATTCTTAAATCGGAGAAGGTTGAGCTTGTAAGACATCATTATTTAAAGCTTCTTAATAAATTTGAGTTTGAACAGGAACTCCAACTCCTCTCTAAAATGAAAAGTAAAAAAGACTATGTTTGTATAATAAAACCTGAACCAATCAGTAAAAAATTACAGCAAAGCACACATGATTTTTTGAACTTGCTTATCGGACATCTTAAGCTAGCAGGAATAACAATAGGTACTGACTCATCTGAGCAAGAAGCTTTAGTCCCCACCCTTTACATTGTGACTGAGAGTTTTCAACAAGAAGAAGCCACAAAAAGCGAGAATATCATCTTCTTGCTACAGGATAAAAATAGAAGGGGAGATTTTCTAAAACAAATAGGTAAGACTCCGTGTATAGATTTTAGTGACCCTAAAAACTATTTGGCTGCGTTTGCAGCACTTATGAAGGAATTTTATCCTGAGACAAAACTTGATAAACTATTGTCCGTGGGAAACGGAAGTGTTAAAGACAAGTTATTTGACTCCAGTCCATATCAGGCTATTTCATCAGCATCAGCCTCATCCCAAAAAGAACCCCTAAATAACTTCGGATATTCTTTCCATAAAAGAAGACAGTGGAAAATAGGGATAGTGATAGCTATTTGCTTTAGTATTGTTAGCTTCCTATTCTTGGAATGCAATGACAGTAAAACATCTAATAAAAGCCAAAGCCACACAATACCTTTCATTCGATCAGATCTATCAGTTCCAACAGATAATGTTTTTTTACAACGGCCACAATTAATAACTCAAATTGATGGAAAATTCAGTAATCAAAAAGGTATTCAAACTGTTGTTTTGCTAGGAATTGGAGGGTCCGGAAAGACAACCCTTGCACGCCACTATGTCCGTCAGCATAAAGCTTCCCTTGTTTGGGAAGTAAATGCACAGACAAGAGGAAGTTTAAGAAGTTCCTTTGAACGCCTTGCATATAGCCTTGCAGCTAAGCAAGAAGAACAGAAAATCCTTAGAGGATTACAAGAAATATCAGACGTTGAAGAAAAAGAAAGAGAGCTTATATTATTTGTTCAGGAAAGGCTGAGAACCTATCCAAACTGGTTTCTTATCTATGATAATCTGGAGATGAGAACATTTTCAGAGATCAAAAGCTACCTTCCTCAAGATACTGAGATTTGGGGCGAAGGGCAAGTGCTTATTACAACGCGCGACAGTACTATCAAGAATACAAAATATATACCCACCCAAAATATTGTAGATATAACTATACTTAATAAGGAGGAAAAACTTACTCTTTTTGCGAGGATATATTATGAATGCGAATCTTGGAATTTAGATGAGAATGAAAAAGACAAAGCCAATAAATTTTTAGAGAACATAGCCTGTTTTCCATTGGATGTATCCACAGCAGCTTACTATATAAAAGACACTCGACTTAGTTTTGAGGAATATTTAAAAAGAATCAAAGAGCTAAGAGAAGATTTTAATATTTCCCAAGAATCTCTTATGAGAGAAATAGGTGAATATACTCACACACGCTATGAAATTATTGCAACTACCTTAAAAGAAATTATTGCTAAGAATCCTGATTTTAGAGATTTACTCCTGTTTATTAGTTTATTAGATTCTCAAAATATCCCTATTGATTTACTGCAAACCTGTAAAAGTAAATTGATAGTTGAAAACTTAATTCATAATTTGAGGAAATATTCCCTAGTTACAGATGAATCATCCCTTCCAGGAATTAATGAAAATTTATCCATGCATCGAAGTACCCTAGAAATAAGCTTATATTATCTTACAAGGTCTTCAGATTCCGAAAATAGGAAACATTTAATCGAGAAATTCTTATTCTCCCTGGAGCATTATATAGAACAAGCTATTGACAGCTTAAATCTTCCCAAGATGAATATTTTGGTAGCCCATTGCAGGGCTATGTTAAGTCATGAGCATTTATTAAGTACGAAAATAAAAGGAGTCCTAAATTCTAAATTAGGTGTTATGCTTTTTTTCTTAGGCCAAGATACAAGGGCAAGACAACTCATGGAGCAGAGTTTTGCAGACTTAAATAAGGATAAGGACAAAAACCATATCAGATTAGTTTGGCTCTTAGGATACTTAGGCGACATCTATAGATATAAGGGGGACTATGAAAAAGCTAAAGAACTTCTTAACAGAAGCCTAGAAAGCTATAAGAAATACGATCCTCAAAATTATAGTAAAATAGCTTGGGTTCTAGTGTGCCTAGCAACTACCTATTGGCCTTTGGGGGATTATAAAAATGCAGAATTCTTTTTACGACAATGTGAGGAACTTTATGAAAAGCATCCCCCTAAAAACCGGAATATTCTTGCCTGGTGCCTAGTGACTTTGGGGATTATTTATAGAGAAAAAGGTCAGTATGAAGAATCTAAGATTTTCTTAGAACGAAGTTTAGCTATTTATCAAGAAGATCCTGACAACTATTTAGGAGTCAATTGGGTGCTTGCTAATTTAGGAGAAGCAAATAGGATTCTAGGCTATCCTGAGAAGGCTAAAAGCCTTTTAGAACAAAGCTGCAGGAGATATAGAGAGTATTATCCTGAAGATCATATTAGAATAGCTCCAGCTTTAATATTTTTGGGAGATACAAATCGATCATTAGGCAATTACGAAGTGGCTAAGAAACTCCTTGAGCAGGGTTGCGTGATTTATAACAAGAATTTCCCTAAAGATTACATATGGGCTGCCTGGGCGAGTTCTACCCTAGCATGTATTTATAGAGAAAAAGGTCAGTATAAAAAAGCTTTAGATCTGCTAGAACAGAGTCTGGTTATCTATAAAAAGTATTATGGAAAAAATCACACTGAAGTTGCTCGTAAATTAAATGAGTTAGGGCAGGTATATTTTCTAGAAAATCATCTAGACAAAGCAGAGGCCATATTTTGTAAAGCATTAACAATTTTTGAAACAAAGAAACATCTTGACGCATTTATTGTTCTTGAAGCTTTAGCAGAGCTTTATATCAAAAGATCAACGCAAGCAGAAAATGAAAAGCGTTATTTACAGGCTCAAAATTTGAAAAGTCATGCTATCGCCTGCTTAAGCAAATCTTTAAAGATTATAGAGCCAAATCTCCGCCGAGATTCCCCCCATATAAAAAGAATTCAATCTAAGGTCAAGGCATTAATTGAAAGTATAAGCTTGGAGAGAGATAGAGGATCAAAATGTAATATCCCCAGTTTAGCAAGCTAG
- a CDS encoding ribonuclease III domain-containing protein — translation MNKIKVFLICFLVPLYSLSGHSCEIQRERPRRISQLQSHPFEAFLDYKFSDPGLLQKASAPRSQGFERLEFLGDRVLGLVIACLLYYSYPSAKVESLAQLFGHLTSKKVLAEVYINLQVHPTLISSEFYKAPLAGPIAEKTASDIIEALLGAVYKDKGLGPSQECVKKLFSPYIEHGPKAKAISDFSLPQQKLSFPDLGILQRRISYHFKNVMLLQAAFIHSSAHGRNFEILAFLGTRVLALGIAENAIDSNPVASEGLLTEKFVEKVNTPRLQQAFERWQLGYFLIRNEGGLGRLLPSPHTAPRMAAQTIQALLGAIYLDGDWIAAREVVQKLLFSNPPLTLELSSRERLRSRLSGPLKKQKGSDPQVHNSFPPENGPTLAIEEWPALGKSEGTNPEEIRWPRNLIRRSSPQLHEKISSSADKEWPALTKKGC, via the coding sequence ATGAATAAAATTAAAGTTTTTCTAATCTGCTTCTTAGTGCCGCTTTATAGTCTGTCTGGGCATTCTTGCGAAATTCAAAGAGAACGACCTCGTAGGATTAGCCAGCTTCAGTCCCATCCTTTTGAAGCTTTTTTAGATTATAAATTTTCTGATCCTGGGCTACTGCAAAAAGCTTCTGCTCCTCGAAGCCAGGGCTTCGAACGTTTAGAGTTTCTCGGAGATAGGGTATTGGGTCTCGTGATTGCTTGTCTACTTTATTATAGCTATCCATCAGCCAAAGTCGAGAGTTTGGCTCAACTTTTTGGACACCTAACTTCAAAGAAAGTTCTAGCAGAAGTTTATATAAACCTCCAGGTACACCCCACCTTAATTTCTTCTGAGTTTTATAAGGCTCCCCTAGCTGGTCCAATTGCTGAAAAAACAGCTTCTGATATAATAGAAGCTCTGCTCGGAGCCGTCTATAAAGATAAGGGGCTGGGACCATCTCAGGAATGCGTAAAGAAGCTATTCTCTCCCTATATCGAGCACGGGCCAAAAGCCAAAGCGATATCTGATTTTTCTCTGCCTCAACAGAAACTTTCCTTTCCCGATCTAGGTATACTCCAAAGGAGAATCTCATACCACTTTAAAAACGTTATGCTTCTGCAAGCAGCTTTTATTCATTCAAGCGCCCATGGAAGAAACTTTGAAATCTTAGCATTCCTAGGCACGAGAGTGCTGGCCCTAGGGATTGCCGAGAATGCCATAGATTCCAATCCTGTTGCTAGTGAAGGCCTTCTGACAGAGAAGTTTGTTGAAAAGGTTAATACACCTCGACTTCAACAAGCCTTTGAGAGATGGCAGCTTGGGTATTTTCTTATTAGGAATGAAGGCGGCTTGGGCCGCCTCTTACCTTCTCCTCATACGGCGCCACGCATGGCAGCCCAAACTATTCAGGCTTTGCTTGGTGCCATTTATTTAGATGGCGATTGGATAGCAGCGCGTGAGGTGGTACAAAAGCTCCTTTTCTCTAATCCCCCGCTCACCCTGGAACTCTCTTCAAGGGAAAGGCTAAGATCCCGCTTAAGTGGACCCCTGAAAAAGCAGAAAGGAAGCGATCCCCAAGTTCATAACTCCTTTCCCCCAGAAAATGGCCCCACTCTTGCTATAGAAGAATGGCCGGCCTTAGGTAAAAGCGAAGGTACCAATCCAGAGGAAATAAGATGGCCAAGGAATCTTATTCGCCGTAGCTCACCTCAATTGCACGAGAAAATTTCCTCATCGGCAGATAAAGAATGGCCAGCTTTAACCAAAAAAGGGTGTTAA
- a CDS encoding Smr/MutS family protein, producing the protein MNNKKTFTFKSTFSDRERASIWQRLTPILIIVIILFYGGTPSLQAMEKQEEWTNYSSFFHNSCHPGASNPSSQVKLETSREDQLPAVFQGKAQAATAQIQTIWLQKVHQVASFEEFMVLKKHCLNMLARSNQPLKIEKRWHTRLRQLEEFAQNPPNFETIEAEQRNKKSLCLPNEEDYTLLSQTSPSLTAKTLLGKPNSPKSKGRKKLNSPDKSKLNSKNKNIGREEWPENFEDFSFPELELFKVRCMNMLDYEDLFLTTRIWKERLQEIEMLLDGRESRLNFPRILKLTSARPCSHDGYIVRRIYINTKNPHLLDLHGVASAQLAQIKVTQFINAAKSKCKSHVHIITGKGNHKNHRKRQGVLFKAFPGWIKSNKSVTGYTVGKGGGSYSVTLSPSTKLQKVIPYKNFNQLRHLELQIAWQMKHGKSSLPYKQMYKELIHMRYKTQLLEQSQAVYDELNSFVFLPESAGEVSKEGIVEFEETESNSSSLHKARLENFLTDKQKIKLGL; encoded by the coding sequence ATGAATAACAAGAAAACTTTTACTTTTAAAAGCACCTTTTCTGATCGGGAAAGGGCTTCAATATGGCAACGTTTAACTCCTATATTGATAATAGTTATTATCCTTTTCTATGGAGGTACGCCTTCTCTTCAAGCAATGGAAAAGCAAGAAGAGTGGACAAATTATTCCTCTTTTTTTCATAATTCTTGTCATCCTGGCGCCTCTAATCCCTCCTCCCAGGTTAAGCTGGAGACTTCAAGAGAAGATCAATTGCCAGCAGTATTCCAAGGCAAAGCACAAGCAGCTACCGCCCAAATTCAAACTATATGGCTCCAAAAAGTACATCAAGTAGCATCTTTTGAGGAATTTATGGTATTGAAAAAACATTGCCTTAATATGCTTGCACGAAGCAACCAACCACTTAAAATTGAAAAGCGCTGGCACACCCGCCTTAGGCAACTTGAGGAATTTGCCCAGAACCCCCCTAACTTCGAAACAATTGAAGCAGAACAAAGGAATAAAAAATCTTTGTGCCTACCTAATGAGGAAGACTATACATTATTAAGCCAGACTTCTCCATCACTCACAGCAAAAACATTATTGGGTAAGCCAAATTCTCCGAAGAGTAAAGGCAGAAAAAAATTAAATTCCCCCGACAAATCTAAATTAAATTCTAAAAATAAAAATATCGGGCGCGAAGAATGGCCTGAAAATTTTGAAGATTTTTCTTTCCCCGAATTAGAGTTATTCAAAGTCCGGTGTATGAATATGCTTGATTATGAAGATCTTTTTTTAACAACTAGAATTTGGAAAGAGCGTCTACAAGAGATTGAAATGTTATTAGATGGAAGGGAATCTAGATTAAATTTTCCCAGAATCTTGAAGCTAACTTCCGCCAGACCTTGCAGCCATGATGGATATATAGTTCGTCGCATTTATATAAATACGAAGAACCCCCACCTCCTTGATTTACACGGGGTTGCCTCTGCACAATTAGCGCAAATAAAGGTTACTCAGTTTATTAACGCTGCCAAATCCAAGTGTAAATCGCATGTTCATATCATAACTGGAAAAGGCAACCATAAGAATCACAGAAAACGGCAAGGAGTTCTTTTTAAAGCTTTTCCGGGATGGATCAAAAGCAACAAGAGTGTAACAGGATATACAGTTGGCAAAGGTGGGGGAAGTTATAGTGTGACTCTTAGCCCATCTACTAAACTCCAGAAAGTCATCCCCTATAAAAATTTTAACCAACTAAGGCATCTAGAGCTACAAATAGCTTGGCAAATGAAACATGGTAAGAGCAGCTTACCTTACAAGCAAATGTATAAAGAGCTGATCCATATGCGGTATAAAACACAACTTTTAGAGCAAAGCCAAGCAGTCTACGATGAACTCAATAGTTTTGTCTTTCTACCAGAGAGTGCGGGTGAGGTAAGTAAAGAGGGTATAGTTGAATTTGAAGAAACAGAGAGTAATTCAAGTAGTTTACATAAAGCTCGGCTTGAAAATTTTTTAACTGACAAACAAAAAATAAAGTTAGGGCTATAA